The following coding sequences lie in one Spea bombifrons isolate aSpeBom1 chromosome 5, aSpeBom1.2.pri, whole genome shotgun sequence genomic window:
- the SNAP47 gene encoding synaptosomal-associated protein 47 codes for MNKEVCVQSWPCSYFLTGERRWIPGRLSLTPLRLRFRADNTDEYLVSFHLSGICEVKKESSSYIFSSITVLEKDQAKHWFSSIQPNRNVVFNVLEHFWREQLLSSEGSRDAASKTSKGRELINIVSGSQKRMEDTTQVLHHQGKQFEDIVKGLNKIEGDMDTAGRMLSILETPSWWPFGFRKGPSRERGKDATPSCASQNRGKEGIIATIPIIFSRRPDYNFKPGKLTVLVSALEISDCDSQLLHRYEREEVDDVKVSTGYDICVRQRFIGKPDIAYRILSAKLPDVIPVLELQYKKKIEFLEEALMFSEARKPSPANGSSPVYQTDSWYIDAIVRSGPGEGGHSDAAAQRQEVSESEVQELRKMLTKLKCIALEAEEELERQDETLEEISSSTDKAITTIDKQNRRMRKLL; via the exons ATGAACAAGGAGGTCTGTGTCCAGAGCTGGCCATGTTCCTATTTCCTGACCGGCGAAAGGCGATGGATTCCCGGAAGGCTGTCACTGACTCCTTTGCGGCTGCGCTTCAGAGCTGACAACACCGACGAATACCTGGTGAGCTTCCACCTGTCCGGCATCTGCGAGGTTAAGAAGGAGTCCTCGAGCTACATCTTCAGCTCCATCACCGTGCTGGAGAAGGACCAAGCCAAGCATTGGTTCAGCTCCATCCAACCCAACAGGAACGTTGTCTTCAATGTCCTCGAGCATTTCTGGAGGGAGCAGTTGCTGTCGTCCGAAGGATCGCGGGACGCGGCTTCCAAAACTTCTAAAGGGCGCGAGCTCATTAACATTGTTTCCGGGTCCCAGAAGCGGATGGAGGACACCACTCAGGTCCTTCACCACCAGGGAAAGCAGTTCGAGGACATTGTGAAAGGCTTGAATAAGATCGAAGGGGACATGGATACTGCTGGCAG GATGTTGTCTATTCTGGAGACTCCATCTTGGTGGCCGTTTGGCTTCAGGAAGGGTCCCAGTCGCGAGCGGGGTAAAGATGCGACCCCCAGCTGTGCTTCTCAGAACCGCGGGAAGGAAGGCATCATCGCGACAATCCCCATAATCTTCTCCCGCAGACCAGACTACAACTTCAAGCCGGGGAAGCTGACCGTATTGGTGTCGGCCCTGGAGATCTCGGACTGTGACTCCCAACTGCTGCATCGCTACGAGAGGGAAGAGGTCGACGACGTCAAGGTCTCCACTGGATACGATATCTGCGTAAGGCAAAGGTTTATCGGAAAACCCGACATCGCCTACCGGATCCTGTCGGCCAAGCTGCCGGACGTCATCCCCGTCTTGGAACTGcagtacaaaaagaaaatcgAGTTCTTGGAAGAAGCCTTGATGTTTAGCGAGGCGAGGAAACCCTCTCCGGCTAACGGCTCCAGCCCTGTCTACCAAACAG ACTCCTGGTATATCGATGCCATCGTGAGATCCGGGCCCGGGGAAGGCGGTCATTCCGACGCGGCGGCTCAAAGACAGGAAGTCTCCGAATCCGAGGTGCAGGAGCTTCGGAAG ATGCTTACGAAGCTGAAATGTATCGCTctggaagcagaagaagagttGGAGAGACAGGACGAGACTTTGGAGGAGATCAGCTCGTCCACGGACAAGGCCATCACCACTATCGACAAACAGAACCGTCGGATGAGGAAGCTGTTGTAG